The Eschrichtius robustus isolate mEscRob2 chromosome 5, mEscRob2.pri, whole genome shotgun sequence DNA window gtgtgtgtatactcccTTCTTACATCATCTGCTTAATTGGTCGCTACCACTCTGTGAGCCAATTGGAGGGCAAAAATATTGCCTTGCTTGTTCACCCACAGACCCTGGAATGTAGTACATCCTCAGTAGTATTCTCAGTATTCTCTGAGTGAAGCCTAAGAAGAGTTAATGAAGGACCAGTGTAGGTTTATGTGAATTATGTGTTCGCTCTTCAGGAGTTCTAGCTGCTGAATGCAAGTGCCTCTGGGTACTTGCTCTACTGGCCAGTGAAATTAGGTAGGAGACTGGATACTTGTTTATTTGCCAGTGTCGGAAGTAAATGCCTCTTTGGTTGAGCTAATCCTAAGTGAAACATTGAAGGATGGGACATATCTTTCAGTATCTTCAGTTTCAACTTCTTCCCAATTTTTGAGCTCTGCTGCCTCCACCAGGTTTTccctcctcccagcacctccTGACTTGGAGAAGGTCAGATCTGCTAACTAACTTCACACTAAGGTTTTCATGGCTAATAAGTCAGTGGATACTGTTCAATGgacttatgtattttaaaatgcttccACCTGAAGAGACCAATTTTATCATAGAGAAGTCATTTTGTACTTGTGGAATTTGAATCTTGAATCCTTGTGACTTCAGGAGGCTCTGAGGTGATGCTGATTAGTTAGGGAAGGACAGCTAAATCTTCCTTCGGCTGGGAATAAGACAAAATGTTCTTTGAAGGGTTATCAGAATATCCCGGTTGGGCAGCTTGATCTGAAGCGCTTGGGGGTAGACTAAGGCCAGGTATATCCTAGTTTATGTGGCCATTTTTCATATTCAGCATTGGAGGAGAGGGTTTTCTTTCTGGGGGTCATTGACAATTGGACTGAGTCTTAACGAATCTCAAAGAGTTGTCATTCCTCACGGTCTTGGCATTTCCAAAGGCCTCCAGGAGGGGGTTGGCCTGGATGATCTGGTCTTCCAGGGTTCCCTAATAATaagtgagaagaggaaaagagaggactTTGGACGTCTTCCGAAGTAACTTCCCAGTGACTCAAAAGTGTGGATGCTCTGGGAAGGTCCCAGGGAGAGATGTCGCCCAGCTCAGGCTGGTGGCAGGTACAGTTGTGCTGAGTACCCCCaggcccatccccaccccacccaaggAGGCTTCAAGGTCCCATCGTAGAAGGAGTCTTAGCACAGCATCAAAGTGGCTTCTGGCCACACCAGATTCCAGGTTGGAGCCCTACCCGCTACCTCTCAATCTCCCAGATGGCCTTTCTTCTctgataacattttattataaattatggaTTTGTAAAATATAGACCTCTGTTCCTGCATGCACCAGGACCCATTTATACAGATATTCGGGTTCAGAAGTAGAAACAGACTGTGAGCAATGAAAGTGACCCATATGAtagaaacagtggttctcaaaaaaaatgtttaagttgcataaaatattttgtgaGAATTATTACGTAGAAATCCACTTATAGAAAGCAGAGTTTTCacctttcccccttccccacaTGATTGCTTGCCTTTCTGACTTCAGAGCTGTTTGGAAACTACTGTccagcccagtggttctcaaagtgtgatccctgGACAGGGCATGAACAATGGGAACATGACAGAAATGCAACATGCCAGGATTTTGAATGTGAGACAGGAATTTCAGTCAGAAATTCTGGGCCTGGGGACCAGCAATCCGTTGTTAACGAACCCTCCTGGTGATTCTGACGTGCActccagtttgagaaccactggcctaaacCATTCCTTCGCCAAAGGAGGATGTGGAGTTGTTCAGGGTCACTCGGCTGTTGCTGATGGAGCTGGTGCACAAGGTGGAGCCATTTCCTGCCTTGCCCCGTAAACACCCCCTGGGGCAGGACCTCGTGCTGTGCATCTCTGCTGAGCACAAAGTCCTGCGGACACTTGGGGCTCACCTGGGGTTTCAGTTATACTCATTCCAGCAAGCCTTCCAGGTGCAGGAAGCTGCTCACCTGCATCTTGCCCGGCCGCTGCgccttcctcttctccccagtGACCGCAATTGCTGCAAAGTACTGGATCACACGCTTGGTGTTCACTGTCTTCCCAGTCCCGGATTCTCCGCTGTTGACTTAAAAGTaagtgagagggacttccctggtggtccagtggtaaagaacccgccttgcaatgcaagggacgcgggttcaatccctggtcagggaactaagaccccacatgccgcggggcaactgagcctgcacgccataactactgagcttgcgcacctcaattagagcccacgtgccacaaactacagagcccacgtgctctggtgcccgcgtgccacaactacagagcccacgcactctggagcctgtgtgccacaactagagaagagaaaacccgcctgccacaactagagagaagcctgtacaccacagcgaagagcccGCACGCCCCAACAAAAGATcacgagtgctgcaactaagacccgacgcacccaaaaataaataaaatataataaagtaaaataaaataaaataaagtgagatacacagacatagagaacagacatgtaaTTGCCAAGGGGACCAAGGAAAGGGGGAATGGAGGACaaatggattgagagtttgggatgagtagatgcaaactattagatATAGAATgcataaccaacaaggtcctactgcattgcacagggaactatattcaataccttgtgataaaacaaaatggaaaagaatatgaaaaggaatatatatgtataactgaatcactttgctgtacagcagacattaatacaacattgtaaatcaagtatacttcaataaaataattttttttaaaaaagtaagtgaGCTAAAGGAGAGCAGAAGGAATGGACAGCCCCTTCCAAGTCATCATGGCAACAACACAGGTTACTCACGCGATGAGGACGGACTGGTTGTCTCGATCTAGAAGTGCAGAAGGAAGCAGGacagaataaataaacaacataCAGGCAGGATATACAAATCAGGCAACATTGGGGGTAGACAGAGCCCATGAATTCTAGTTCTGGCTTTGCCATTAACTAGTGGTGTGATGATTTGGGCATGTCGAATCTTCTTTGAGACAATTTGTGCAGATTTCCTAAATGCTGGATGTGTAAAGTGGGCAGCATGGGAAGTGAACGGTGAGTCCCCCAGTGTGGAAGTTATTCGTGTTCACAGATCTTTACCTCCTCAATAGCACTTTCTTATCTCCCTTTTCAACAAAGAAAGCAAGTCTCAGACTTAGAACTTGTAAGAAGCCACAGCTTCTAATTAGAATTTATGGACACTGATTTGTTGTCATTGCCTTTTTCTTTCACCTTTACTTTCTACTTGTGGACACTGACCGTGATTTTCCATTTACAAGAgtgttataggttgaattgtgttccccccaacAAACTAATATGTTGAGGCCCTaactaacccccagtacctcaaaatgtgaccttatttggaaatagggtcattgcagatgtaattagtgaagatgaggtcatactggagtaggtgggcccctaatccaatatgactggtgtccttataaaaagagaaatttggagacagatgAGAACACAATGTGAAGATGAAAGTGCAGATCAAGGTGATGATTCTATAAGCCAAGGGATGGCAAGGATGGCCAGCAAACCACCGGAAGCTGGGAGAGTGGCCTGGACCACATTCTCCCTCTCGGCCCTCagagggaaccaaccctgctgacaccttgatctcagacttccaggctccagagctgTGACACAATGCATTTCTGTTGCTTAGGCCACCCAGTGTGTAGTACTTGGTTACGGCAGTCCTAAGAAACTAATACTAATAGTGatattattcttcctttttttaaaaaatagttttcctcCAGATCAAAGGGCAGATTTGTTcggttcctattttatttttatttttggccacgccacgtggcatgtgggatcttagttccctgaccaggtatcgaatccatgtcccctgcagtggaagcacagagtcttaaccattggaccgccagggaattccctattcttCCTTTTTGAAATGGACGGAACTTCAGTCACTATAAGGAAAGATTTTAAATATGCAGAAATGGCCAGGATTGCGAATGTGAAATTGGAATGGCTGAAGTTTGGGCAACATTGTCCTGGATGACTTTTAAGCATCTTCAGATCTCAGATGCTTGCTTCTACTTCTTCTCTCTGCACCAAGTCAAATCAGGTGAAAGTGGAACAGACCGAAGTGATGTTAGGCATGACAAGGGTGACAGTATTACCACATCTCTGCTATTTCATCTGCTATTCTGGAAAtttaaggaggagaaagagggagccTGAGAAAACAGGTGAAGGGAAGTTGCTGTGCCCATTTCTCCAACTTTGCATTCCTAAGTGGCTACTAATATAGTCTCTCTTCCAAGTGTGCTCCTGTTGGGGGTTTCTTTGGAGTTGGGGGCAGCGCATCTCCTTGTGCTTCACATCCACCCCCAGAGAAGCATGTACTTAGTGTGGCTTCAGTCCCAAGCTCTGGCTTAAGAACCGTGACTGGTAATGGAAGATACTGCGCCCCTGGCTTTCCATCCTGACATCCTCTGAATCTACTGAGGTCACTTTGGTCATTGCACCGTTTGGATGACCAAAGCCTGTGAAGGGCTCGAGTAATTAACTAAGAACCAGTGCAGTTAAAGGACTTGAATACTTcactaaaactattttttaaaatatggaataaaGAAATTACTCACCAGTCAACATGAACTGATAGGCGTTGTCAGAGATGGAGAAGATGTGGGGCGGGGCCTCCTGGTGCTTTTTGCCTCTGTAGGCCGTCACCACCTCAGGGTTGTACACCGGCAGCCACCTGTAGGGGTTGACGGTGACACAGAAGAGGCCTGAGTAGGtctgagaaaatcagaaaattcaaCCTATGGATCTTGACTTTACTaagagaaggaaatggaataAAGAGAGGTTGAAGGGTACTCACGTAGATCATCCAGGTTGCGTAACGCTCTTTGAGGTTGTACAGCACTCCTGGCTCGTGTAGGTGGGTCATCATGGCCATGTCCTCGATCTTGTCAAATTTGGGAGGGTTCATGGGGAAGACTTGGTCACTGTTCGGAGTGAGTGTCTGGATACTGAGAGGAAAATCACATGATGAGTGGGAGAGCCGATGTGGTGACCTACCAGTGGGGTGAAAATGGTGAGATATTGTGGTGAGATTACCCCATTACCGTGGTTAACTTTATGGATCATTTCTGTGCCCAGAGATGATCCGTAAATAACTGTTCTTGATAAATCTAAGACTGGTCAAACTGTATAACCAATTCTGGTCTGATGCCCCCAAGTCAGCATGCCATTCTGTGTGCCAGAAGAGGGTTACAGGTGTGCAAAGTTATAGAGCCCTTCAGCCTCAGGGTGGCCAGGTGGAACTCAGGATGGCCAAGGCCACAGCAGCTTGCCTCTGTTTACCCCATTTGCTATGAGTGCTGCAATGAGATCAAGCTTGGAAGATTGGAAAAAACTCTTCCAGTGTATTCTGTAAATCTCCACCTCAATACCTCTGCTCATGTGGGTCCCTTTGTCTGGAATATATCTACATTGAAATTACATCTAGCAACCTTCAAAGCTCTTCTGAAGTGCCACCTCTTCCATGACCTGTTTCTGCTCTCCCCTGTCTTTTCAAGGCTTCCAGAATTCCTTGCACCGCTGCCCTAATAGTTAAAACATTTGGACTTGAAGCATGGTCCATGCCTGAACAGTATTTTGAGACTATTACCTAATTTTCCCCTCTCTGTTTTCCCTCCCCTTTAAGCATACAACTGGCACTCCATTACTCAGGAAAGGTAGAAAATAGGGCATAAAAGCGAGAGAGCCTGTAAGCCTTTCTAGCGTTTGTTTTCCAAAAGCCCGAATCCTCAGAAGAGCTTTGAGGGTTTTACCGAAAAGATAAAAGGGAGGAGATTTGTTGATATAGACCAAATCTCTTGAGGAAAGGAAGCCCTTCTGCCCCACCGCCCTAAACTAGAGAGAGAGGGACATCCAAAATAGCATAAGGAAGATGGAAAAATCTGTGTGTCCTGAAGGTTCAGAAACTGGGGCGCTCCTTCCACTTCCGGGACTGCAGGGCCTGCGGTCTCCCGGGCTCCCGCACGCACCGACTTGCCAACGAGACAAAGGACGGGGGCGCGCTGCCAACGGCGACGCGTGGCGTCATGCGTCGCGGGGCGCACCTCAGCCTGCGCGCTTGCACGCGTCCTGGGAGCCGCTGACGGGCCTGCACGCCGGTGCGGAGCCGGAGGCGGGCCACGGGGGCCCaaagacgggggggggggggggcaggctcCGGGACCGAGGTGGCAACACGCCGAGCGAGCGCCTGTGCCCGAGGGCAGCGATGCTGTGGTTCCAGGGCGCCATTCCGGCCGCCATCGCGTCGGCCAAGAGGAGTGGCGCGGTCTTCTTGGTGTTCATGGCAGGTGATGATGAACAGGCTACACAGATGGCTGCAAGTTGGGAAGATGAGAAGGTGACAGAAGCATCTTCAAACAGTTTTGTTGCTGTGAAAATCGATACCAAAAGTGAAGCCTGCCTACAGTTTTCACAGATCTATCCCGTAGTGTGTGTTCCATCCAGTTTCTTTATTGGAGACAGTGGAATTCCCTTGGAAGTAATAGCAGGAAGTGTTCCTGCAGATGAACTTGTTACCAGAATCCACAAAGTCCGGCAGATGCACTCGTTAAGAGGTGAAATATCAGTGGCAAATAGTGGCCAGTGAGAAAGTTCAGTCTctactccatccacctcatttgATCAGAACAACACTTCTGAAAACTGTCAGTCCAGAAATGTAGAGCTCTGTGAGACACCACCCACTTCTGACACAAAGTCAGATTCTGCAACAGGAGGAGAAATTTCAGGCCAGGCCACTGTGTCTCCAGAGCCTGGTGGATGTTCAAATCAGAGACCTACAGAGGAGCTCACCGTCAGAGTGGAAAGACTAACcaaaaaacttgaagaaaagagagaagagaaaaggaaagaggaagaacagagagagatTAAGGAGGAAATTGAGAGGAGGAAAACGAAAAGAAATGTTGGAttataaaagaaagcaagaagaagaattaacaaaaaGAATGTTagaggaaaggaacagagaaaaggcagaagaTAGGGCAGCTCGAGAGCGTATAAAACAGAAGATTGCACTCGACCGTGCAGAGAGAGCTGCTCGTTTTGCAGAgacaaaggaagaagtagaagcTGCTAAAGCTGCTGCCCTGCTGGCCAAACAGGCAGAAATGGAAGTCAAGAGAGACTCTTCCACAAAAGAAAGAAGCAGTGTTGCGAGAATTCAATTCCGTCTTCCTGATGGTTCTTCCTTCACAAATCAGTTCCCTTCTGATGCTCCTCTAGAAGAAGCAAGGCAGTTTGCTGCACAGACTGTTGGCAACACTTAACGGTAATTTTTCATTAGCAACAATGTTTCCCAGGAGGGAATTTACCAAAGaagattataaaaagaaattactggaTTTGGAACTTGCCCCAAGTGCTTCAGTGGTACTGTTGCCAGCAGGAAGACCAACTACATCCATGGTACATTCTTCCAGTGGTGACTTTTGGACATTCTTGCGGACAGTCCTTTACCCATTCCTTGCCATCTGGAGATTGATTAGCAACTTCTTATTTAGTAATCCTCCTCCTGCACAGACCTCGGTGAGAGCAGCATCATTGGAATCCTCAAACCTTGCATCCTCTAGCAACTCAGAAAAAAGGGAACCAGTCAGAAAAAGAGTGCTGGAGAAACGGGGGGAAGACTTTAAAAAGGAGggcaagatatacagattgaggACTCAAGACGATGGTGAAGATGAAAACAACACTTGGAATGGAAATTCTACTCAACAGATGCAGTGTGACAAGTACAATATGTGCAGTAATCATTGTTTCTCTTATGATTTAATTCAACTAAAATTCTACTGGAGAAGTGGGACTGCTTTATGTTTTCCAACTCATCTACAAAGTGTCTCTTTATTCCTGCTTAGTGGGTTAAAGTTGTTTAACCTCAGATAAGTCAAGAGATAAAATAACTGGCTGCTAGGTCCTTGTATATGGTAACCAACTGCTAGAAGCCTAAAATAGCAAAAGGTCTGCGACAGCCTCCCTTTATCAGCTTTCTTGTTTAGTATTTCATATGCCCATTAGCCCTGTGCTCTCAGATGATATGTTTTGTTTAGGGCTGTTTTGCTCCAGAACTCCTCAGCCCACACAAAGTAACTGGTGTGTCACTGAATAATTTGATCTTGAGTCAGAGCGTTTTAGCTAGCCAATCAGATGATAATTTGGGTTTAACATTTCTCTTCTTGCTCATCAGCTGCAAGCAAAATCTTGTAGTTTTTAATCTTACTTAAACActgaataaaaaaatcttttccaaaaaaaaaaaaaaaaaaaagaaactggggcTTGTTTCTTAGCAATCCTTCAGGGGGGCAGTGACACCCCATGTGGTATTACTGAAAATGTGGCATGGCTCTGGGGAGGGGACCCCAATAGTAACTCCAGAAAATTTATTTCCGGCCCTGTGAAAAGAGGCTGACACCAGAGGTTAAGTTTAATAAtaacaatcatcatcatcatcatcgtcatcgtcATCTGTCTTGTATGCTTGAATTTGTGAACTGCGATTCATACCTACCacgtactctttttttaaaaaattatttgatttatttatttttggctgcgttgggtcttccttactgcgcacgggcttttctctagttgtggcgagtgggggctactcttcgttgcggtgcacggtcttctcattgtcatggcttctcttgttgcagagcacaggctctaggcacacgggcttcagtagttgtggcgcacgggctgagtagttgtggctcgcgggctctagagtgcaggctcagtagttgtggcgcacgggcttagttgctccgcggcatgtgggatcttctgggaccggggattgaccccgtgtcccctgcatcggcaggcggattcttaacctctgtgccaccagggaagtccccatacccACCATGTACTCTTGATTCCTACACTAGATGATAAACTTTGGGGAAGCGGGACTGAGATTTGCTCATATTTGCAGAGTGATAGACACTGTGACCTAGACATGGTGCGTGTCCAGTAAGGATTGACTTGAATGGTGCTCTGTAATTCTCTGCATTAAATTAGGCATTGCCTCTGGAGCTCCCTCTGTAAGTCACTCTGCAGCCTAGAGAGTTCTATTTGGTATATTCGCCCATCCAGCAGCAATCTGTATCAATCTCTCCCTTAAACAGTCCAAACTCTTCCACCACCACCTTCCCCTTTCTCCAAAGCAAacatcataaaaactctcaaagcCCAGGTCCTCGAAGGAAAGAGCCAGAGGAAAGGTATGTGCCATGGCAGTTTTTACCTGCGACTTCACTCAGAGTAGATCAATGTGAGTCTTGTTCTATCTTCAGATTCCTATGGACCAGCATGCAATTTCTACTATTCTACTCCAAAGGCAAAGGGGGATGCCCATGTTAGCAAGGACATCTGAGATCAACACTTACCCGGTTGTCGAGGGTCTCGACTGTGACTTTGTCATTTTCCTTGCTCTGGATCATACCTTTcacataaaattccttatcaTCAACTGCAAAGCAAGCTTTCTTAGAATCAAATGGGCGATTTTGAGCCTCGATTCTCTCCTTCTCTGATTTCCACAGGTAGGGAGCTGCTTCTCCAAAAATGGCCATCTCTGCATCAGAGCTCATGACTGCAGGGGCTGGGAAGACCAGGGCTGCTGAGTCTGGAGCTTTGGGGAGCTCCATCCTGTTATTTCCATTCAGACAGGGGGCCAGATTCAAAAGTTCCTGGGATTAACCTACGTTCTGAGGAATCCAGGACCTGGTATAGGGGCCTAGAGTGGGCAAGTGGGAGTGAGCTAAAGGAGATATTTTACTCCAAGAAAAAAGTTTGAGGGGACATCTCTTAGTGCAGCTCCAGGTGTGGAAGTCTAAACCAATTAGAGGAAGCCAAGCTGAGCCTAATAAAGGAGGCCTCAGAAAATACTTCCTTAATTACACATCACATTTGAGCCTCATGATCTCGGTGTCATTCCCAAATCTTAAGGGTGTCTGAAAAGAATTACTGGAATGTTGATAATTCCTAGTAGAAAGTTCAGATAGCCCAGTGAAAAGTAATGACTTGAACATAAAGTACTGCCACACTTGTTTAGCCAATTACAGGCAACAAGGTGATAGGAGACATTATGGCCTAGTGCAATGGTTCCAAACTTTAACATGCACcagaattacctggagagcttgttaaaacacagatttctgggcctcacccccagagcttctgattcagtaggtatgggatggggcctgagaatatgcatttctagcaagttcttaGGCAATGCTGGTGGtgcattcatcagctgatggtgAATTCATCAttgtggtccagggaccacactctgagaactgCTGGTGTAGGGCCTTCTGACTCCAAGAGTGGTCCTTGAACACGTTGCATCAGTATCACCGAGGAGTTGTCAGACATTCAGAATCTCAGAACCACCCCGCATTACAAAACCAGAATCTGCactttaacaagatctccaggtgatttcTAGGCATAGTAGAGTTGAGAAGTACTGGGCTTAAGGCAGGGGTCTCCAAACTTTAGTTATGTGTAGCAGTGTCGGGGTGTGACAAACAAGTGTTTAATTAAATACCTGCTTTAGAACTCACTGcttagcgtgtgtgtgtgtgtgtgcatgtgcgtgtatgGTGTGTTTATGTatctttctgcctctctctctctgtccaccCTCCCGCTCATCCCCCCCGTCACTTCTTTCCAAACCATCCCCTTTCACAGACCTTCTCTTTATGTGTTTTCCTTGCTTAGAAGCTAGAAAATTTGGCTTAAAGTCCCGGCACTGAACTTGGTCAAACCACTTAACTTCTTTGGGCCACtaatttcacttaaaatgaagaagcaagCCTAGCTCATTTCTAAGGCCCCTGCAGGTTGTGTGACTTTTCTGgttccttttcctcatctgcatTTACTTTTCCTGTTCCCTCTGGACCTCTTCCCGTATCCTTCCTGACCCTCTACTTCTTTTCCCCACAactcttccccttctccctttctttctctgctttttcctTTCCATACATTCTTCTGTAAGTGACCATAAAATGGAGTTCAATTAcacacatgtatccccatatctctcttAAGAAATAGGTCATATGTTTTGAATAAAGCCTTTTATGTTTCCTATTAAAAGTGGGAAAATTGAACATTTTATGGTTGTCTCTTGGAACTTCCCCCGCCCTCAATCTTACACTTTATGAAATTACTCTTCATTGGTAACTGACTGTTGTTTCAATATCCCTCCTTGAGATTCTGGGGGGATCTAGTCCTACAGAAAGAGGAGCAACTGCTTCCCTCTGGATCTTATTCAGGATAAGTTGCATTTCGATTTTACTTTGGCCAGCGGCTCTGCTGAACCATCTGTGTGCTCGTGGTTAAGTTTTCATAGTTAAGAGATTGGAACTCAATATAGCACCACAAAGAGGACCTCTGGCTTGCAGGCTTCATGCGGTTTAAATTTTCTCAGTTACTGCCTGGTGGAGAGGAagaattcatccatattgtttcctcatctgtgaagataGTCCCTACTTTTGTGGCTTAAGTGAGTTTTACGACAGCAGCAGTTCTCAAGCTTTGTTTTCTCAGAACCCCTTCACACTCTTAAAAACCATTGAGAACCCAGTGAGTTTGGTTTATGCAGGTCATATCTACCAATATTTATGGTATTAGAAGTCAAAATTGAGAAACTCTAATTCATTGAAAGTTCCTATCAAATTCATTGCATGTTAACATTAAtgacatatttttatgaaaatgactatattttccaaaacaaaaaaattagtggCAAGAGTaccattgtttttcatttttgcaacTCACTTTAATGTCTGCTGAGTAGAAGATGGATGGATTTTCATGCCTGCTTCTGTATTCTGTCTGTTGCtgtatggttttttgtttttttttgtttgtttgtttattggttaAAGTAGATATAGAAAATCTTTCACAGATATATAatttggaaaaggaaagagtATTTTAATTACCCTTTCAAATAATTGCGGATATTCTTTTTAGATACTATACCAAAACTTGACACGTGGTAGCTTCTGTGGTAGTTCCTTAAAGGctagttgcaatgtggaatctgaaaccatatcaacAAACATTATGATCTGTTGGTCTGTGTTGAACTTTGAATGAAACTTTTACCCGTGTGTAAACATCATACAttgatcatttggaaaatattgtgcACTGAATTATACAGAACTTCCAAATATTGGCACGTTTCATTATACAGTATAAAAAATCACAATCATTAATATCAGTACTGATCTCAttagaaaattcaaatattaGGACGTTGTCAAGCTAATGATAGTAGATACAAGTCTtccaaagttttaatttttgcttgaaaactCAACTATATCATTAGTAAAAATTACTGTCACTAGTTTTCCTTGAAAGGATAAACACACTTCACTGCTTTTTGAGAAACTGTGTGCCAGATATACAAGTCTGAGAAACAATAGTTTGTCCTCtagtcattctttcaagtaaaaatggtgcTTCATGAATCAAGTGGCTGGTTCATCTTGCAACTCAGACAACTGCACATGTGTTTTTCCTTGAGACAAATGTCAAAGTCCAGTGTGCAAAAGGAGTGCTTTTCATGGACTTCCTGTTTGATCATGTAGAATATTATAAAGATGTGGATAAAATTGAGATGTAATCAAATTAATACTCTCCACTGCTGCAAATTTTAGGTTATTTTTCAATGaagctggctttttaaaaaaattatttatttatatttatttttggctgcgttgggtctttgttgctgcgtgcaggctttctctagttgcggcgagcgctactcttcgttgcggtgcgcgggcttctaattgcggtggcttctcttgttgcggagcacgggctctaggcgtgcgggcttcggtagttgtggcacacgggctcagtggttgtggctcacgggcttagttgctccgcagcatgtgggatcttcccggaccggggctcgaacccgtgtcccctgcattggcaggcggattcttagccactgtgccaccagggaagtcctgaagctggctctttaaattaaaaaaaattctttttcactgTCAGTGT harbors:
- the LOC137764663 gene encoding myosin-13-like; translated protein: MSSDAEMAIFGEAAPYLWKSEKERIEAQNRPFDSKKACFAVDDKEFYVKGMIQSKENDKVTVETLDNRTLTPNSDQVFPMNPPKFDKIEDMAMMTHLHEPGVLYNLKERYATWMIYTYSGLFCVTVNPYRWLPVYNPEVVTAYRGKKHQEAPPHIFSISDNAYQFMLTDRDNQSVLIAGESGTGKTVNTKRVIQYFAAIAVTGEKRKAQRPGKMQGTLEDQIIQANPLLEAFGNAKTVRNDNSLRFGTFIRIHFGATGKLVSADIETYLLEKSRVAFQLSRERGYHIFYQIMSNKKPELMNLLLISTNPFDFPFVSQGEVTVASIDDSEELLATDKYFVAKGRPGLETCRKQSWASWPEWDTSRGALGYLGKPRGSELYTSRCFVKLDGVGSGLSSKPLLKGEPFLRPPG